From Sporosarcina sp. 6E9, a single genomic window includes:
- a CDS encoding gamma-glutamyl-gamma-aminobutyrate hydrolase family protein produces MKPVIGITTDIDGDRKHQLNTNYVTAITRAGGLPFILPIGVEGDAKQIAHMLDGIILTGGGDIDPTLFDEEPHALLGEVTPTRDALEIKIAKEMLQVNKPILGICRGLQILNVALGGAVIQDIHSQCENTILQHSQKAPRSHTSHFVQVEKASILESITETPTIKVNSFHHQAVKDVPEPLKISGTASDDIIEAVESTAHDFVVGVQWHPEALAEYGEAVSLRLFNTFVEKCKESRS; encoded by the coding sequence ATGAAACCAGTTATCGGCATAACAACAGATATCGATGGGGATAGAAAGCATCAATTGAACACAAATTATGTAACTGCAATCACACGTGCAGGCGGATTGCCGTTCATTTTACCAATCGGTGTTGAAGGTGACGCCAAGCAAATAGCCCATATGCTCGACGGCATCATACTCACTGGCGGCGGGGACATTGACCCAACTTTATTCGATGAAGAACCTCATGCGCTGCTAGGCGAAGTGACGCCAACTCGCGATGCGCTCGAAATAAAAATTGCGAAAGAAATGCTTCAAGTCAATAAACCGATTTTAGGTATTTGCAGAGGGCTTCAAATTTTAAATGTTGCACTGGGCGGGGCAGTTATTCAAGACATTCATTCGCAGTGTGAAAACACAATCTTGCAACATTCGCAAAAAGCACCTAGGAGCCATACATCTCACTTCGTGCAAGTAGAAAAAGCGTCCATTCTCGAATCAATAACAGAAACACCTACGATTAAAGTAAACTCATTCCATCATCAAGCAGTAAAAGACGTTCCGGAACCACTCAAAATCAGCGGAACGGCAAGCGATGACATCATAGAAGCCGTAGAAAGCACCGCACACGACTTCGTAGTCGGCGTGCAGTGGCATCCGGAAGCATTAGCGGAATACGGAGAAGCCGTGTCGCTTCGGCTTTTCAATACATTCGTAGAAAAATGCAAAGAAAGCAGGTCCTAA
- a CDS encoding dipeptidase, which produces MAIIDLHCDVLLRLYESNGKLKFKDAPELDTSYEKLKKGGVRVQAFAIFIEPDMKSDEKFQAALDQIHYFYTDVLANNPNMKQIKEWSDFDQLKDGEIGAFLTLEGVDAIGNDLQKLSILYELGVRSIGLTWNNANLAADGAGESRGAGLTTFGREIVQFNNRHKILTDVSHLCEKAFWDVMDEATYPIASHSNARAICDHVRNLTDEQAKAMFAKNGLIHVVYCPPFVKEEGEVTIPDLIKHIDHFCSLGGVKQIGLGSDFDGIESKIIHLEDASMHPNLLNELLKHYSEEEVKGFAYQNFLNHRPK; this is translated from the coding sequence ATGGCTATTATCGACTTACATTGCGACGTTCTTTTAAGACTTTACGAATCAAACGGAAAATTGAAATTTAAAGACGCGCCAGAACTCGATACGAGTTATGAAAAATTGAAAAAAGGCGGCGTACGCGTCCAAGCGTTTGCAATTTTCATCGAACCTGACATGAAATCAGACGAGAAATTTCAAGCGGCTTTAGATCAAATTCATTATTTTTATACAGATGTCCTAGCGAATAATCCGAATATGAAACAAATTAAAGAATGGAGCGACTTCGACCAACTGAAAGACGGAGAAATCGGCGCATTTTTAACACTTGAAGGGGTAGACGCCATTGGGAATGATCTTCAGAAGTTGAGCATTCTTTATGAACTAGGCGTTCGTTCAATTGGACTCACTTGGAATAACGCGAATTTGGCGGCAGACGGAGCAGGGGAATCACGCGGTGCTGGCCTGACAACGTTCGGAAGAGAAATTGTTCAATTTAACAACCGTCATAAAATATTGACGGATGTCTCCCATTTATGCGAAAAAGCGTTTTGGGATGTCATGGACGAAGCGACTTACCCGATTGCAAGCCACTCCAATGCAAGAGCAATATGCGATCATGTTCGCAATCTAACAGATGAACAAGCGAAAGCCATGTTTGCCAAAAATGGACTCATACACGTCGTCTATTGTCCGCCGTTTGTGAAGGAAGAAGGGGAAGTGACAATCCCAGATCTTATTAAACATATCGATCATTTTTGTTCGCTAGGTGGGGTAAAACAAATTGGATTGGGTTCCGACTTTGACGGAATCGAATCAAAAATCATCCATCTAGAAGATGCGTCCATGCATCCAAATTTACTTAATGAGCTTCTAAAACATTATAGCGAAGAGGAAGTAAAAGGATTTGCCTATCAAAACTTCCTGAATCATCGTCCGAAATAA
- a CDS encoding spore germination protein produces METLKTKLDGIEDAVFKDIYVDKERITLIYFSSLIDNKILHQTVIAPLLQSKADVLQTSEVIEAIDIANVISTITEGNTVLYFHAEGLYLSINTFSAPTAAISDTDTESSVIGPQNAFTESLETNLSLVKRRIQNTNLKIRNFVIGSETNTKVSVLYMDDIVNKENLDIVINKIKKIDHPGFNDISILQQLMDDHPFSPFPQYHETVRPDIAVSGLLDGRIVIAMENGKGIIICPISFFELFISPEDYYNRWTTASLLRFLRFFGFFLTIILTPTYISVLTYHPEMLPFEVLLNLQESRGKVPFSPFMEVLFMELVIEVLREAGSRMPTKIGQTIGIVGGIVIGTAAVEASLVSNTLIVIVAVSALLSFLPPNFIMSNSSRFVRYLFIFGAGMFGLYGQMIAFAWLFHHLLSLTSLNTPYLTPLIPRKWTDVFDSVVRMPTKFLKYKPGITRAQTKKTPPVDKEE; encoded by the coding sequence ATCGAAACGCTTAAAACGAAATTAGATGGAATTGAGGATGCCGTATTTAAAGATATATATGTAGATAAAGAACGAATCACACTAATTTATTTTAGTTCACTAATCGACAATAAAATATTGCACCAGACTGTCATCGCGCCATTATTGCAATCGAAAGCAGATGTGTTGCAGACCTCGGAAGTTATCGAAGCAATCGATATTGCAAACGTCATTTCCACAATTACGGAAGGAAATACTGTCCTCTATTTCCATGCGGAAGGGCTTTACTTAAGTATAAATACATTCAGTGCGCCAACTGCCGCGATATCCGATACTGACACTGAATCTAGTGTTATCGGGCCACAAAATGCATTTACTGAATCACTTGAAACAAATTTATCACTAGTAAAGAGAAGAATCCAAAACACGAATTTAAAAATCCGAAATTTCGTTATCGGATCTGAAACCAATACGAAAGTTTCCGTTCTGTATATGGACGATATTGTCAATAAAGAAAATCTGGACATCGTCATTAATAAAATAAAAAAAATAGATCACCCTGGATTTAACGATATTTCAATTTTGCAACAGTTAATGGATGATCATCCGTTTTCCCCGTTTCCGCAATACCATGAAACGGTAAGACCAGATATCGCAGTGTCAGGTCTATTAGACGGACGCATTGTTATAGCCATGGAGAATGGTAAAGGTATCATCATTTGTCCAATCTCCTTCTTCGAGTTATTTATTTCTCCGGAGGATTACTATAATCGGTGGACGACAGCATCACTTCTCCGATTTCTTCGTTTCTTTGGGTTTTTCTTGACAATCATACTAACGCCGACATATATTTCAGTCTTAACCTATCATCCTGAAATGTTGCCATTCGAAGTTCTGTTGAATCTACAGGAATCACGGGGAAAGGTTCCTTTTTCACCTTTCATGGAAGTGTTATTTATGGAACTTGTTATTGAAGTTTTGAGAGAAGCCGGTTCGCGAATGCCGACTAAGATTGGTCAAACGATTGGTATTGTCGGCGGTATCGTTATTGGAACTGCAGCAGTTGAAGCGAGTCTTGTTAGTAATACATTAATCGTAATTGTTGCTGTTTCCGCACTTCTATCATTTCTACCCCCAAACTTTATCATGAGTAACTCGAGTCGCTTCGTTCGTTACTTGTTTATTTTTGGAGCAGGTATGTTCGGGCTGTATGGCCAAATGATTGCATTTGCATGGCTGTTTCACCATTTACTGAGCTTGACTTCACTAAACACGCCTTATTTGACGCCTTTAATTCCCAGAAAGTGGACGGACGTTTTTGACTCCGTCGTCCGAATGCCGACCAAGTTTTTAAAATACAAACCTGGGATTACAAGGGCCCAAACTAAAAAAACGCCTCCAGTAGACAAGGAGGAATGA
- a CDS encoding GerAB/ArcD/ProY family transporter, producing the protein MNLVDNKLKVLNHYHVVFLIQNVIIGTSLLSLPNRLSSMGYSLWWMPLLFGVVANLLLIPMIWLVRKYPNDTLFVIHEKLFGKWAGKTINAILLVYFIIVIAAVCSSYIRLIQIVALVDQKITAPLIIFLIIAIYIAHGGIKSVARFCIISFFLTFGLLYFLKWGVADGDIRHIMPFFNFTPQELFTASKKGLMTIGGFELILFYFPYIIYQKKAFKHASLGLWMSMVFTFAFTFVSVMFFSEWQLENLLYPVLNLFQEVQLSYLERLDVLGITMWVYLILSTTAAYIWVAKKGFDSVLSSTKKSHLYFVAAIVFILVRAPYMEAFQKLLFERVFYVMYAFFLWPILLCLIHMMKPKKNEGSK; encoded by the coding sequence ATGAACTTGGTCGACAATAAATTAAAAGTGTTGAATCACTATCACGTCGTGTTTCTCATTCAAAATGTGATCATAGGAACCTCGCTTTTATCACTGCCAAACCGGTTAAGTTCCATGGGTTACAGCTTGTGGTGGATGCCATTGTTATTTGGCGTGGTCGCAAACTTACTACTCATACCAATGATATGGCTCGTAAGAAAATACCCAAATGATACGTTATTTGTCATTCATGAAAAACTATTCGGCAAATGGGCAGGAAAAACAATTAATGCAATTCTTCTTGTCTATTTCATCATTGTAATAGCGGCTGTATGTTCAAGTTATATACGATTAATTCAAATCGTCGCGCTTGTAGATCAAAAAATCACAGCCCCCTTGATTATTTTCTTAATCATAGCAATTTATATTGCCCACGGAGGAATTAAATCAGTTGCGCGGTTTTGTATCATTAGCTTTTTCTTGACGTTCGGACTGCTTTACTTTTTGAAGTGGGGTGTTGCGGACGGGGACATCCGTCATATAATGCCATTTTTCAATTTCACGCCCCAGGAATTATTCACTGCTTCGAAAAAAGGGTTAATGACAATCGGCGGTTTTGAATTAATTTTATTTTATTTTCCATATATCATATATCAGAAAAAAGCTTTCAAACATGCATCCCTCGGTTTATGGATGAGCATGGTATTCACATTTGCTTTTACGTTTGTAAGTGTCATGTTTTTTTCAGAATGGCAACTTGAAAATTTGTTGTATCCTGTTTTAAACTTGTTCCAGGAAGTTCAGCTATCTTATCTTGAAAGACTCGATGTACTAGGAATCACGATGTGGGTTTATTTAATTTTATCTACAACGGCCGCTTATATATGGGTGGCAAAGAAGGGATTCGATTCCGTTCTCTCCTCGACCAAAAAAAGTCACTTGTATTTTGTTGCAGCGATTGTTTTTATACTTGTAAGAGCCCCTTATATGGAAGCGTTTCAAAAGCTATTGTTTGAACGTGTATTTTACGTAATGTATGCATTTTTTCTTTGGCCCATACTATTATGTTTAATCCACATGATGAAACCAAAAAAGAACGAGGGATCGAAGTGA
- a CDS encoding Ger(x)C family spore germination protein, which translates to MKKSILFIFVSGFALMAGCTESEQRASVEELSLVSSIGFDLVDNQEMRMTVGIPQPAGESPVLTEAYSINTEMVQEGLVKLSSKADKMIVLNQLRTFLFSEAFAKSGKVTGVVEHFYRDSTVGNKVRIVIVKDQVEDVLKADYPENQHMDAYLNELFEPKLHTSFSPFTSIHDYINTQTSPVYHTMVPYLEKKGDSLEVTKVALFNSERMVDTITTEQSLLVQALVGLKKLSPLAVKFKDNEKDNQLFLEQIENRAKIKSNKNIESPKVNIDLNIKAVLVEYKGNRDLSKIGEYKKLEKEINKHLEKEIEDILKKLQELELDPVGLSESFRMHYKGKWTEEMTQKVIASLDYEVNVNMKVVNTGTLR; encoded by the coding sequence GTGAAAAAATCCATATTATTTATTTTCGTATCAGGTTTTGCTTTAATGGCTGGATGTACTGAATCGGAGCAACGCGCATCTGTAGAGGAGCTCTCGCTCGTTAGTAGCATCGGTTTCGATTTAGTAGATAATCAAGAAATGAGGATGACAGTCGGTATTCCACAACCTGCTGGAGAATCACCTGTACTGACCGAAGCTTATTCAATTAACACGGAAATGGTACAGGAAGGGCTCGTTAAGCTATCTTCAAAAGCAGATAAAATGATTGTTTTAAATCAATTGCGTACGTTCTTATTTAGCGAAGCATTCGCGAAGAGTGGAAAAGTAACAGGGGTAGTGGAACATTTTTATCGGGATTCTACAGTGGGAAACAAAGTTCGCATCGTCATTGTCAAAGATCAAGTTGAGGATGTTCTGAAAGCAGATTATCCGGAAAATCAACATATGGACGCTTATTTGAATGAATTGTTCGAGCCGAAACTTCATACTTCATTTAGTCCGTTTACATCCATACATGATTATATAAACACTCAAACAAGTCCGGTTTATCATACGATGGTTCCATATTTGGAGAAGAAGGGCGATTCACTTGAGGTTACTAAAGTTGCATTATTTAATAGTGAACGAATGGTGGATACCATCACGACTGAGCAATCGTTGTTAGTACAGGCGTTGGTTGGACTGAAAAAACTTTCGCCGCTCGCCGTGAAATTTAAAGACAATGAGAAGGATAACCAACTCTTCTTAGAGCAAATAGAAAACAGAGCTAAGATAAAAAGCAATAAGAATATTGAATCACCGAAAGTGAATATTGACCTTAACATTAAAGCGGTGCTAGTTGAATATAAAGGTAATCGAGATTTAAGTAAGATAGGCGAATATAAGAAGCTAGAGAAAGAAATTAACAAACACTTGGAAAAAGAAATTGAAGATATTCTTAAAAAGCTACAAGAGTTAGAATTGGACCCGGTAGGCTTAAGTGAATCTTTCAGAATGCATTATAAAGGAAAATGGACAGAGGAAATGACGCAGAAAGTAATCGCGTCGTTGGATTATGAAGTAAATGTGAATATGAAAGTCGTGAATACAGGGACATTGCGGTGA
- the msrB gene encoding peptide-methionine (R)-S-oxide reductase MsrB yields MKRLFSGFLFFSLLLVISACAVQTKTVDEVDTKTKPVNSASSEAKDERQLEVIYFAGGCFWGVEAFFSKMPGVHEVTSGYANGLGENPTYEEVISGKMGFVEAVEVQYDPDDVELSTLIEYYFKAIDPTTLNQQGNDVGIQYRTGIYYLNEDDAYIIDKLLTAERKRHDKAVVTEVLPLTNYFLAEEEHQDFLVKNPNAYCHIDMSILDDLDSLVDPALYSRPSDKEIKKKLTDEQYKVAVLDDTETAYSNEYWDLYEPGIYVDIVTGEPLFSSVDKYDSYCGWPSFTKPIDPNVVTYTVDTSFNMVRTEVRSRVGDIHLGHVFDDGPVDRGGKRYCINSASILFVSMEDMEQAGYGYLVELVK; encoded by the coding sequence ATGAAACGATTATTTAGCGGATTCTTATTTTTTAGCCTACTGCTGGTTATTTCGGCATGTGCAGTTCAGACAAAGACGGTGGATGAGGTCGATACGAAAACAAAACCAGTTAATTCGGCTTCTTCTGAGGCTAAAGATGAGCGTCAACTCGAAGTTATTTATTTCGCAGGTGGTTGCTTTTGGGGAGTCGAAGCATTCTTTTCTAAAATGCCCGGGGTTCATGAAGTAACCTCAGGCTACGCAAATGGCTTAGGCGAAAACCCGACATATGAAGAAGTGATTAGCGGAAAGATGGGATTTGTTGAGGCTGTGGAAGTTCAATATGATCCCGATGACGTGGAACTATCCACGCTTATCGAGTATTATTTTAAAGCTATCGATCCCACTACACTCAATCAACAAGGCAACGATGTCGGTATTCAATACCGTACGGGAATTTATTATTTAAATGAAGACGATGCTTATATCATTGATAAATTATTGACTGCGGAGCGGAAAAGACATGATAAAGCTGTCGTTACGGAAGTGTTGCCTTTAACGAATTATTTCTTAGCCGAAGAGGAACATCAAGACTTTTTAGTGAAAAACCCAAACGCCTATTGCCATATCGACATGAGTATTTTAGATGATTTGGATTCATTAGTAGATCCGGCACTTTATTCACGACCGAGCGATAAGGAGATTAAAAAGAAATTAACAGATGAACAATACAAAGTCGCGGTTCTGGACGACACCGAAACCGCTTATTCAAACGAGTATTGGGACTTGTATGAACCTGGAATTTATGTGGATATCGTCACAGGTGAACCCCTGTTTTCAAGCGTCGATAAATATGATTCCTATTGCGGCTGGCCAAGTTTCACCAAACCTATCGACCCGAATGTCGTGACATATACAGTCGATACGAGTTTTAATATGGTACGAACGGAAGTCCGCAGCCGCGTCGGTGATATTCATCTCGGGCATGTGTTTGACGATGGACCGGTGGACCGGGGCGGGAAAAGGTATTGTATTAATAGCGCGTCCATCTTATTTGTTTCGATGGAAGATATGGAGCAAGCGGGTTATGGATATTTGGTAGAATTGGTGAAGTAA
- a CDS encoding redoxin family protein, with protein MKRNCMRLLVSLFFIVLIAGCGTPYGDDVILIDTDDLAPKFVLEDLDGNPVSLEDIGQKVYVKYWTSWCSICLAGLEELDSLSATETEFRVISIVNPNYKGEMSPEKFKEWYASLPYENITVLLDEDGVWAKEFDVIGYPSSYFISRFGELEETIVGHTSNKELSKIMKRLR; from the coding sequence TTGAAACGGAATTGTATGCGATTGCTCGTTTCCTTGTTTTTTATTGTCCTAATCGCTGGTTGCGGCACACCTTATGGAGATGACGTGATCCTGATAGATACTGACGATTTAGCCCCGAAGTTCGTACTTGAGGACTTGGATGGGAATCCGGTTTCGTTGGAGGATATCGGGCAAAAAGTTTACGTTAAGTACTGGACTTCCTGGTGTTCAATTTGTTTGGCGGGTCTAGAAGAACTAGATTCATTATCGGCAACTGAAACCGAATTTCGTGTGATTAGTATTGTGAATCCTAATTATAAAGGAGAAATGTCTCCCGAAAAGTTTAAAGAATGGTATGCATCGCTCCCCTACGAAAACATTACAGTCTTGCTTGATGAAGACGGTGTTTGGGCAAAAGAATTTGATGTCATTGGTTATCCGAGTTCTTATTTTATTAGTCGATTCGGGGAACTCGAGGAAACGATTGTCGGACATACTTCTAATAAAGAGCTATCGAAAATTATGAAACGACTCAGATAG
- a CDS encoding DUF3006 domain-containing protein: MYSAYLDRFTDNQQALILVERLQKEYHVPTSSLPTGSKEGSWLLATIQGDAVISLQLDEKKTSDMRRDTQNRLERLKSKKSSRFKRG; this comes from the coding sequence ATGTATTCAGCATATCTTGACCGATTCACCGATAATCAACAAGCGCTCATTCTCGTAGAGCGTTTGCAAAAAGAATACCACGTCCCCACTTCTTCACTCCCTACTGGAAGTAAGGAAGGGTCATGGTTACTTGCTACTATTCAAGGAGATGCAGTTATTTCGCTACAATTGGACGAAAAGAAAACGAGCGACATGAGGCGGGATACACAAAATCGATTGGAACGATTGAAATCGAAAAAATCGAGTCGCTTCAAACGCGGTTGA
- a CDS encoding MBL fold metallo-hydrolase — MKKKLIATLYLLIGAALLCAGCMNSNATSPPAAEIEDNIKLSNMIAHFIDVGQADATLLEFSDGTDSYTMLIDTGNWNATDVVSYLHDEKIKSIDIIAITHPHADHIGQLDKIIDAFNVHEVWMNGQSAESDVFLRALDAIEVNGVDYYEPEVGEVFDVGPLEITILHPSSLTGSTNNNSLSMRMTYGDVAFLFTGDAEVQAERDMLTSGANLNADILHVGHHGSNTSTTEDFLNAVNPEIAIYSAGNENQYEHPHEEVVTRLQAHQVLLYGTNTHGTVRVETDGATYSVQTNKDGTIPRDSPDATTAEGSCININEATDADIQQIVHIGAERVALLIKGRPYKSLDDLKRIHGIGPARINDIKEQNIACIGG; from the coding sequence ATGAAGAAAAAATTAATCGCGACGCTTTATTTATTAATAGGTGCGGCGCTTTTATGTGCGGGATGTATGAATAGTAATGCGACATCGCCACCCGCAGCTGAAATTGAAGACAATATCAAGCTATCAAACATGATTGCCCATTTTATCGATGTTGGCCAAGCGGATGCGACACTGCTCGAGTTTAGTGACGGAACGGATAGTTATACGATGCTCATCGATACGGGGAATTGGAATGCAACCGACGTTGTCTCTTATCTTCACGATGAAAAAATCAAATCTATTGATATCATCGCGATTACCCATCCCCATGCCGATCATATCGGCCAGTTGGATAAAATCATCGATGCATTTAATGTCCACGAAGTGTGGATGAACGGTCAATCGGCGGAATCGGATGTATTTCTACGGGCATTGGATGCGATTGAAGTGAATGGGGTAGATTATTACGAACCGGAAGTCGGAGAAGTTTTTGATGTGGGTCCTCTTGAAATTACGATCTTGCATCCGAGTTCTTTGACTGGATCGACGAATAATAATTCACTGTCCATGCGAATGACATACGGGGATGTCGCATTCTTGTTCACAGGCGACGCCGAGGTACAAGCAGAGCGCGACATGTTAACGAGCGGCGCCAATTTAAACGCTGATATCTTGCATGTTGGACACCATGGATCGAATACGTCGACAACAGAAGATTTTCTAAATGCGGTCAATCCCGAAATCGCAATCTACTCCGCAGGGAATGAAAATCAGTACGAACATCCACATGAGGAAGTCGTCACTCGACTTCAAGCACATCAGGTGTTATTGTACGGCACGAATACGCACGGAACGGTTCGTGTTGAAACAGATGGTGCGACTTACTCGGTTCAAACGAATAAAGACGGCACCATTCCGCGAGATTCACCGGATGCAACAACAGCTGAAGGCTCTTGTATCAATATTAATGAAGCGACCGATGCAGACATTCAACAAATTGTACATATCGGTGCTGAACGCGTGGCTTTATTAATCAAAGGTAGACCGTACAAATCACTCGATGATTTGAAACGGATTCACGGCATCGGCCCTGCTAGAATCAATGATATTAAAGAACAAAACATCGCATGTATTGGAGGCTAA
- a CDS encoding NAD-dependent succinate-semialdehyde dehydrogenase, with amino-acid sequence MKTYQMMINGENQGENLPVVEVNNPATGEVIATVPKGGADEAALAVDAAYEAFKEWSKLSAYERSELIRDWYDLIKENTEDLARTMTEEQGKPLPEARGEINYANGFISWYAEEGKRIYGESIPATGQNKRLFVHKQPVGVTAVITPWNFPAAMITRKVGPALAAGCTVVIKPANLTPITAIKLVQLAKQAGIPKGVINVVTGDSKVIGETWLADTRVRKLTFTGSTEVGKELMKGAADTVKKISLELGGHAPAIVLEDADLDKAAAGVLAAKFRNAGQTCVCVNRVYVHESIADAFTKKLVEKASALKVGNGLEEGTDIGPLIDESAIEKVGQHVDDAKEKGATVELGGNVKDGLFFEPTILTGVTDDMICMTDETFGPVTPITTFKTEDEAIERANDSIYGLAAYVFTENITKGIHISEQLEYGIVGLNDGIPSTPQAPFGGFKQSGLGREGGQQGMDEYLEVKYISVGL; translated from the coding sequence ATGAAAACTTATCAAATGATGATTAATGGTGAAAACCAGGGTGAAAATTTACCAGTAGTTGAAGTCAATAATCCCGCAACAGGTGAAGTGATTGCGACTGTGCCAAAAGGCGGCGCGGACGAAGCAGCTTTAGCAGTCGATGCAGCTTATGAAGCATTCAAAGAGTGGTCTAAGCTTTCGGCTTATGAGCGAAGCGAGTTAATACGCGATTGGTATGATTTGATAAAGGAAAACACAGAAGATTTAGCAAGAACGATGACTGAAGAACAAGGAAAGCCGTTACCAGAAGCACGCGGTGAAATTAATTATGCGAATGGATTCATCTCTTGGTATGCGGAAGAAGGAAAGCGAATTTACGGCGAATCGATTCCAGCAACCGGACAAAACAAACGACTATTTGTCCATAAACAACCCGTCGGTGTAACCGCGGTTATCACGCCGTGGAATTTCCCGGCAGCGATGATCACGAGAAAAGTTGGTCCGGCGCTGGCGGCAGGTTGCACAGTTGTCATTAAACCAGCCAATTTAACCCCGATAACGGCGATTAAACTCGTTCAACTCGCGAAGCAAGCCGGCATTCCAAAAGGCGTTATCAATGTTGTAACCGGCGATTCAAAAGTGATTGGTGAAACATGGCTCGCAGATACGCGTGTGCGAAAACTGACATTCACAGGATCCACCGAAGTTGGAAAGGAACTTATGAAAGGCGCGGCGGACACGGTCAAGAAAATTTCACTCGAACTTGGTGGCCATGCACCGGCAATTGTTTTGGAAGATGCTGATTTAGACAAAGCGGCAGCAGGCGTACTCGCTGCAAAATTCCGCAACGCTGGACAAACTTGCGTCTGTGTTAACCGCGTCTACGTTCATGAATCAATTGCCGATGCTTTTACCAAGAAACTCGTAGAAAAAGCGAGTGCTTTAAAAGTGGGGAATGGTTTGGAAGAGGGCACCGATATCGGACCCCTAATTGACGAATCGGCCATTGAAAAAGTGGGGCAACATGTTGACGATGCAAAAGAAAAAGGCGCGACAGTCGAACTTGGTGGAAACGTAAAAGATGGGCTCTTCTTCGAACCGACAATCCTAACCGGTGTCACGGACGACATGATTTGTATGACAGACGAAACATTCGGTCCAGTCACGCCGATTACAACATTCAAAACTGAAGACGAGGCAATCGAGCGAGCGAACGACTCCATTTACGGACTTGCAGCATATGTATTCACGGAAAATATCACAAAAGGAATCCATATATCCGAACAACTAGAATACGGCATTGTCGGATTGAACGACGGCATTCCGTCCACACCGCAAGCACCATTCGGCGGATTCAAGCAGAGCGGCCTAGGAAGAGAAGGCGGGCAGCAAGGAATGGACGAGTATTTAGAAGTAAAATATATCTCGGTTGGTTTGTAA
- a CDS encoding quinone oxidoreductase, whose protein sequence is MKAIQFEEYGGSEVLKYMDVDIPELGDREVLVNVKAIGVNYADIARREGKYVVPTPLPFIPGAEIAGEIVAVGKNVTQYKPGMRVVSLIESDAYAEFAKAHEVALAPIPNGVDFSDAVALPLQGQTAYHILTTMGRLEKGETVLVHAAAGGVGAISVQLAKLFGAGKVIATASSDEKLAHAKKLGADHLVNYTEEDWEQQVLELTDGKGVDVALEMVGGDIFDKTLACLAPFGRLVIFGAASGEQAHLYPAQLMRKNQSVIGFFLPQIVSKPELYLKSFKELLRYIESGELELTIGGTYKLEDAAEAHQDLQGRKTMGKLVLIP, encoded by the coding sequence ATGAAAGCAATTCAATTTGAAGAATACGGTGGATCGGAAGTTTTAAAGTATATGGATGTTGATATTCCTGAATTAGGTGACCGTGAAGTCTTGGTTAACGTTAAAGCGATTGGTGTGAACTATGCAGATATCGCACGACGCGAAGGGAAGTATGTCGTGCCAACGCCATTACCGTTTATTCCAGGCGCAGAAATTGCCGGTGAAATTGTCGCTGTAGGTAAAAATGTCACACAGTACAAGCCGGGGATGCGGGTCGTCTCGTTAATTGAATCGGATGCGTATGCGGAATTTGCGAAAGCACATGAAGTGGCATTGGCGCCGATTCCAAATGGCGTAGATTTCTCCGATGCAGTTGCACTTCCGCTACAAGGACAGACTGCCTACCATATCTTAACGACTATGGGCAGACTGGAAAAAGGTGAAACTGTTCTCGTTCATGCAGCAGCGGGCGGCGTCGGAGCAATTTCCGTACAACTCGCAAAATTATTCGGTGCAGGCAAAGTGATCGCGACAGCCAGTAGTGATGAAAAACTGGCACATGCCAAAAAACTAGGCGCAGATCATCTCGTCAACTACACAGAAGAAGATTGGGAACAACAAGTTCTTGAGCTGACAGATGGAAAAGGGGTCGACGTTGCCCTCGAAATGGTCGGCGGAGACATCTTCGATAAAACATTGGCATGTCTAGCACCATTCGGCAGATTAGTCATATTCGGTGCTGCCAGCGGGGAACAAGCACATCTTTATCCAGCGCAACTCATGCGTAAAAATCAATCAGTGATAGGTTTCTTCTTACCACAAATCGTGAGTAAACCAGAATTGTACTTGAAGAGTTTCAAAGAATTGCTTCGTTATATTGAAAGCGGCGAACTTGAACTGACAATCGGTGGCACGTATAAATTAGAAGATGCAGCCGAAGCACATCAAGACCTTCAGGGAAGAAAGACTATGGGGAAATTGGTGCTCATTCCATAA